The stretch of DNA GGTAATAATAACCAGGGTTTTAATACCTGCTGCCATAGCTTCCAAAGCAGCATCCTTGACGCCGGGAGCAGGTATAAAAATGATGGAGGAAGTTATGGGATGCTGTTCTTTTGCTTCTGCCACCGTATTATAGACAGGCACACCATGTACTTGCTGACCTCCCTTGCCCGGTGAAACGCCGGCTGCTACCCTGGCCCCGTAAGCCAGCATTTGGGCGGTATGAAAACTCCCCTGCCGGCCGGTAATCCCCTGTACCAGGATGACATTGCTTTGATCAATTATGATAGCCATTATACTGCCTCCTTGCCTGCGGCCAATTGCACAACCCTGGCCACTGCTTCCTGTGCCGTACGGTACACATTGATACCATGCTGCTTTAATATCTCCTGTCCTGCTTCTTCATTGGTACCCACCAGTCGAACCACCAGCGGAACCGGTATGCCCGCCGTATTTTTCACCTGAGCAAAGGCTCGTGCCACATCATCGCAACGGGTAATACCGCCAAAGATATTTACCAGAACAGCCTTGGGGTTGGTTGACAGCAAAATTTCTAATGCCCGAGCGGTGGCTTCGGTACCGGCACCGCCGCCGGCATCCATAAAATTGCGGGGATTACCGCCATAATGATGAATCATATCCAAAGTAGCCATGGTGATACCGGCACCGTTGGCCATGACACCGATGTCGCCCGCCAGTTCTACAAAAGAAATGCCAATCTCAGCTGCCTGCCGTTCCTTTGCTGTCCGTTCCTCCACCCTGGGCAGCCACTCCGGCAGCCTGAATAATGCTTCATCGTCAATGGTAATTTTAGCATCTGCCGCCACCAGTGTATTGCCGCATACCACCAGAGGGTTAATTTCCACCAGTTCGGCCTCATAGGTACGGAACAGCCGGTACAGCTTAACTAACAGCTGGGCAAACGGCCCGGCTTGCTCAGGCGGCAAACCCATTTTTCCGGCCACTTCCCGGCCGAAATACGGCTGCAGCCCTGCGTGCACATCCACATGCAGCTTAACCAGGTGTTCTTCCGCCACCTCCTCAATGTCCACCCCGCCCTGGGCGGAAGCGATAACCAGCGGCCGGCGCCCGGCACCGTCTACCGTAACAGCCACATAATACTCTTGCTCAATTTGCAGTTTTTCTTCCACCAGCACAGCCTGCACAGGCAGGTCTTTTATAACGGTTGACAACAATTCGGCAGCAGCAGCTTCTGCCTCAGCCGGCGAAGCGGTCAACCTGATCCCGCCGGCTTTACCCCGCCCGCCGGTCAATACCTGGCTTTTGACGACTGCTGCTGACCAGCCGGCCACAAATTCAGCCACGCCTGCCGGCGAAAAGAATACCCTGCCCCGGGGTACAGGAATACCTTCCCGGCGCAAAATCTCTTTGCCCATATACTCGTAAAGTTTCAAATCAGGTCCCCCTTAAAAATTCATACTAATTAAAATATTCGAGATTCGGCAGGGTTTTCCTTTTCTAACAGTTTAATAATTCGATAGAATAACTGGGCAACAAGCTCTTCGTTTTGTTTAATATACTGACAGTTTTTTGTCATATGATCGGCCAGCAGCAGGGCCTGCTTTACGGTTTTTAAGCTGCTGACCGAACCAATACTAAGCCCGTTTTTTAGCACGATCAGGGTTTTCTTGTCTTCTTGTGCTGCTTCCCTGACCTCTTGGATTGACTGCAGGTGAATAAAACCATAGCAGGGGTCGCCTGCACAGCGGGCGGTACGTGTTTTTACGGCAGCCAGTGTGTAGCCAGGTGCCAATGACAGCGGCGGCAGGCCGACACCGCCCTGCCGGCGGAACATCTTGCGCAGGGCGGTATAATCCAGGGCAAAGTAGCGGCAAACCGCTTTCCGCACACTCCGCACATTCCTAAGGTCGTGGCCGATGTTTCCCTGCTCATACGCAATTTCTGTTCCGTCACCGTCCGGCAAGTAGACAGGTCGAAAATAAGCCAGCCGATCATAAGCTACCTGGCAGCGAGATACAGCCATACAACATCTTCCTTTCTGTTTTTGCACCAGTATACAGGTGTTAGGTGAATTAACGGTGAAAAGCTAAGCTGCCAGGGTGAAAATAAGGTGGCTGCCTGGTAAAAAAATAAAAGCCTCCGGCGTGTTGCAGTTGCCGTCTGGCTGACGTTGGCAACTGCAACGATTTGCGGAAGGCCTTTATTTTTGTATCTGCACGTTTGTCAGGTTAAGCCGGTAGCCATAATGCCGT from Desulforamulus hydrothermalis Lam5 = DSM 18033 encodes:
- the sucC gene encoding ADP-forming succinate--CoA ligase subunit beta is translated as MKLYEYMGKEILRREGIPVPRGRVFFSPAGVAEFVAGWSAAVVKSQVLTGGRGKAGGIRLTASPAEAEAAAAELLSTVIKDLPVQAVLVEEKLQIEQEYYVAVTVDGAGRRPLVIASAQGGVDIEEVAEEHLVKLHVDVHAGLQPYFGREVAGKMGLPPEQAGPFAQLLVKLYRLFRTYEAELVEINPLVVCGNTLVAADAKITIDDEALFRLPEWLPRVEERTAKERQAAEIGISFVELAGDIGVMANGAGITMATLDMIHHYGGNPRNFMDAGGGAGTEATARALEILLSTNPKAVLVNIFGGITRCDDVARAFAQVKNTAGIPVPLVVRLVGTNEEAGQEILKQHGINVYRTAQEAVARVVQLAAGKEAV